A genome region from Dehalococcoidia bacterium includes the following:
- a CDS encoding CoA transferase, with amino-acid sequence MDNAQSVPLKGIRVADFTRVQAGPQATLWLAVMGAEVIRIESKQRPDNLRVPYTALGTNAADADLNRGAYFTSLNYNKKSCTLNLARREGIEIAKKIVSISDIVVENFSPGVMERFGLDYPSLKTLKPDIVMASISGMGQSGPDKDYIAYAPSIHAYSGLSSLTGYLGESCGIMSLAWSDALSAQFAAFAILSALHHRSRTGEGQHIDVSLAEATISALPEAMMDVVMNRRSQKPRGNRDDIMAPHGCYRCRGEDRWVAIAVSSEEEWTAFCSAIGNPSWSSQERFSDMFSRWQNQDELDRLTEAWTMSYTPYEVMEILQGAGVAAAPCLGTDELPEGPHLKERDLFLDMDHPVLGKGIQCRIPWRPGPLPGGSYQRSPLIGEHNDYVFRELLGMSEDELKSLVEQKVVY; translated from the coding sequence ATGGACAATGCTCAAAGCGTTCCTTTGAAGGGAATCAGGGTTGCGGATTTCACTCGGGTGCAGGCAGGACCTCAAGCAACCCTGTGGCTGGCAGTGATGGGAGCCGAAGTGATCAGGATCGAGAGCAAGCAGCGTCCGGACAACTTGAGAGTTCCCTATACTGCCCTCGGTACCAACGCGGCTGATGCGGATCTGAATCGAGGCGCTTACTTCACTTCCCTGAACTATAACAAGAAGAGTTGCACCCTCAATCTTGCCCGGCGCGAGGGTATAGAAATCGCCAAGAAGATAGTCAGCATCAGTGACATTGTGGTGGAAAATTTTTCGCCGGGGGTTATGGAGCGCTTTGGCCTCGATTATCCATCTCTGAAAACACTCAAGCCCGATATTGTCATGGCTTCCATATCCGGCATGGGACAATCGGGACCCGATAAAGACTATATTGCCTATGCCCCGTCCATACACGCCTATAGCGGCCTTTCTTCGCTGACCGGATACCTCGGGGAATCCTGCGGCATTATGTCATTGGCCTGGTCCGATGCTCTGTCTGCTCAGTTTGCCGCGTTTGCCATTCTGTCAGCGCTGCATCACCGGTCGCGAACTGGCGAAGGACAACATATTGACGTCTCCCTGGCTGAGGCAACCATATCGGCACTTCCTGAGGCCATGATGGACGTGGTGATGAACCGCAGATCTCAAAAGCCCAGAGGGAACAGGGACGACATAATGGCGCCTCATGGCTGTTATCGCTGTCGTGGGGAAGACCGATGGGTGGCCATCGCCGTCTCCAGCGAAGAAGAATGGACGGCCTTCTGCAGTGCCATCGGTAACCCAAGTTGGAGCAGTCAGGAGAGATTCTCCGATATGTTCAGCCGGTGGCAGAATCAGGATGAACTCGATCGTCTGACTGAGGCGTGGACGATGAGCTATACGCCATACGAGGTAATGGAAATCCTACAGGGGGCTGGTGTAGCAGCTGCCCCCTGTCTGGGCACAGACGAACTGCCTGAAGGCCCTCATTTGAAAGAAAGAGATCTGTTTCTGGATATGGATCATCCCGTATTGGGAAAAGGAATACAGTGTCGCATACCCTGGAGGCCCGGCCCTCTCCCTGGAGGCAGCTACCAACGATCTCCGCTGATCGGTGAGCACAACGATTATGTTTTCCGGGAGTTGCTGGGTATGTCTGAGGATGAGTTGAAGAGTCTCGTTGAACAGAAGGTTGTCTATTAG
- a CDS encoding CoA transferase: protein MKALSDLRIIEYANLASGPYCSKLMADLGAEVVKIEEPEVGDESRRTGPFPRDIPHHEKSGLFLYLNTNKLGVTLNARTSTGTRIFKELIRESDILVENNPPSVMKSLGLEYEVLREINPQLIMTSITPFGQNGPYRDYKGCDLISSQMGGVGYLTPARVKDRDREPPLRMGGRQSDFMAGVMAAVVTMSAVVGRQADGLGRHLDVSVCEAVASTMARDLAVYSYDKVLFGRRSGICYVYGALTCRDGYVQVHCPEYRHWRSFLDAMGNPPWADDELFKTHQSRTNNWHLLEPLISEWSRRLTKEEIYRILQGKGVACSPVNTAEEVLNSDHLAAREFFVDVDHCEAGRLKYPGSPCKFSQTPARINLAAPLLGEHNEQIYCCRLGYAKEDLVEMRKAGVI from the coding sequence GTGAAGGCACTATCTGATCTGAGGATAATTGAATATGCCAATCTGGCATCCGGGCCCTATTGTTCAAAGCTGATGGCTGACCTCGGTGCAGAAGTGGTCAAAATTGAGGAGCCCGAGGTTGGAGATGAGTCCAGAAGAACAGGCCCTTTCCCGCGCGACATTCCTCATCATGAGAAGAGTGGACTCTTTCTCTATCTCAACACCAACAAGCTTGGTGTGACCTTGAATGCAAGGACCTCCACCGGCACAAGAATCTTCAAGGAACTCATCAGAGAGTCCGATATCCTGGTCGAAAACAACCCGCCCTCGGTGATGAAAAGCCTGGGTCTCGAATATGAGGTGCTCAGAGAGATAAACCCACAGCTGATCATGACCTCGATAACTCCCTTTGGACAGAATGGTCCCTATCGGGACTACAAAGGCTGCGACCTCATCAGCAGCCAGATGGGAGGAGTGGGATACCTGACGCCAGCCAGAGTGAAGGACCGGGACCGGGAACCACCGCTGAGAATGGGGGGAAGGCAATCCGATTTCATGGCGGGTGTGATGGCAGCAGTGGTCACTATGTCTGCCGTAGTTGGACGCCAGGCAGATGGCCTCGGGCGTCATCTTGACGTTTCTGTCTGCGAAGCAGTGGCTTCAACCATGGCGCGTGATCTAGCCGTGTATTCATATGACAAGGTGTTATTCGGCCGGAGGTCCGGCATCTGCTATGTTTACGGTGCTCTGACCTGCAGGGATGGCTATGTTCAAGTGCATTGCCCCGAATATCGTCATTGGCGGTCTTTCCTTGACGCAATGGGCAATCCTCCGTGGGCAGATGATGAGTTGTTTAAGACACACCAATCAAGGACCAATAACTGGCATCTCCTTGAGCCTTTGATCTCGGAGTGGAGCAGGAGACTGACAAAAGAGGAGATATACCGTATCCTCCAAGGAAAGGGCGTGGCTTGTAGCCCGGTCAATACAGCGGAAGAAGTTCTGAATTCGGATCATCTGGCTGCCCGGGAGTTCTTCGTAGATGTAGACCACTGCGAGGCAGGTAGACTAAAGTATCCTGGGTCGCCCTGCAAGTTCTCTCAAACCCCGGCAAGGATCAATCTGGCTGCGCCTCTTCTGGGAGAACACAATGAGCAGATTTACTGCTGCCGACTTGGCTACGCCAAAGAGGATCTGGTAGAAATGCGAAAAGCAGGGGTGATTTAG
- a CDS encoding zinc ribbon domain-containing protein — protein MPIYEYRCSACGEKFDLLRSMSKVHEPADCPKCKNEARRKISTFAARSRGPEGSFQTMGGTKDCGACTSGSSCAHCG, from the coding sequence ATGCCAATCTATGAATACCGATGTTCCGCTTGTGGTGAGAAGTTCGATTTGCTACGTTCTATGAGCAAGGTTCATGAACCGGCCGATTGCCCCAAGTGCAAGAACGAGGCAAGACGCAAGATTTCAACATTTGCCGCCCGTTCCAGAGGTCCTGAGGGCAGTTTCCAGACAATGGGCGGTACTAAAGACTGCGGCGCTTGTACCTCCGGAAGTAGCTGCGCACATTGTGGATGA
- a CDS encoding Ig-like domain-containing protein, producing MKRFLLLAGVLLLLAGLVPGAIAGASTNESPPTKEVAAEESLDFGDAPEGFDVAHFPTTLANNGARHLINPKVYLGQWVEADTDGKPHINAIGDDILDRTDDEDGVAIPALRAGATSRIGVTASVAGYLNAWFDFNSDGDWDDAGEYPLADVRIPAGFSAHLVKPSIEANPGDTYARFRFTTRPLSETLKPLYTGQAPDGEVEDYMVTIRPFGPDSFEPNDEFSQAVDLGSLNQSRTGLGIHEPNQEDWFKWTALSDGEFSLDANSDDRVDKLFFNLYDAEGNRLASSDGSPITWKGSKGTAYYVQVLAKDELVVGDYQLYIDAAPIQNYAVLFAGGIRLAKNFPRYYDNIKKMYQTLLSDFPISADHIWILYADGTNSAIDRSDNINSDMSYASAAYVMAGTSDNLETVLTETLPPLVDSDDHFLFYSFDHGGGAENVPSSQGEEVLCGWGDNISDDDLNDWLDLVGAGYTTVVHTQCFAGGMIDDLLPTASDIFAASATNHYEASWGNGFANAYADALINGHNNSYDAYVYAHDHDPYAIARGTYTGNQGTWTDGKEHPWASSTANFPILPRNNNRPPFLIYEKELKFRPPEPPWEWIIITYDMLLSESDFVEPDMDSVGFRIESVNAGGLLFKNGNPVIPGETTVLYGERLEWFPSERIDSNIQKAEEVLAAFSVRLTDGTTVSDDQATVSINMGSSSLPDAIDDQAEMAEDSVDVVIDVLDNDKAEEEGPLVIAGVGQPAHGTATIANGHVLYTPSPDFHGEDDFSYTIADASQSTDTALVTVKIYSVNDAPDAWDDTLNVMIDSQDNLINPLLNDEDADPDPLNAIPGSAPLHGKVVAIDDVTLSYTPDPGYDGEDNFTYFASDGKAMTEAAVRVNVVESSRLDWGDAPEFGSSLGDGYPTRAISDGARHVIDGPWLGKIAPDVEADGQPEALAAGDDTHGTADEDGVDFPILIRGKSAEVSVMVGGGGRVDAWIDWNANHMWEDPREKIYSGYLSAGLHTLTVSVPTDAVPGLSFARVRISNNTDGLTPFGLAPNGEVEDYAVTITDEVKVDISVTLQGSSRPDKGWVIPLTVKFFKPGANVLRDLPVAICTDTTRKAGATAIYTVEKVPEGIYDVTVVSKHTLINVKKNEKITGPADSVYMGTLLEGNANNMTGLEITSTIINYTDFRILAASFMKSTRDADFDPRADFDRNGIVDISDFGLLAVNYMKTSPVEVP from the coding sequence ATGAAGCGTTTCTTACTGCTGGCAGGTGTTCTGTTACTTCTGGCCGGATTGGTGCCTGGCGCGATTGCTGGCGCCTCAACCAACGAATCTCCTCCCACTAAAGAGGTGGCTGCAGAAGAATCACTTGATTTCGGAGATGCACCGGAAGGGTTTGATGTTGCCCACTTTCCGACGACTTTAGCCAACAACGGCGCGCGTCACCTTATTAACCCGAAGGTCTATCTGGGTCAATGGGTGGAGGCTGACACTGACGGGAAACCCCATATCAATGCCATCGGAGATGATATCCTGGATCGGACGGATGACGAGGACGGCGTGGCCATCCCGGCTCTCAGAGCCGGGGCCACTTCCCGCATCGGGGTGACTGCCAGTGTAGCCGGGTATCTCAATGCCTGGTTTGACTTCAACAGCGACGGAGATTGGGATGATGCGGGCGAATATCCGCTGGCTGACGTGCGGATTCCGGCAGGCTTCTCCGCCCACCTTGTCAAACCGTCAATTGAGGCCAATCCCGGTGATACTTATGCTCGCTTTCGCTTCACCACCAGACCACTTTCGGAGACGTTGAAACCTCTCTACACCGGTCAGGCCCCAGACGGCGAGGTGGAGGACTACATGGTGACCATTCGGCCTTTCGGACCGGATTCGTTTGAGCCTAACGATGAATTCTCGCAGGCCGTCGACCTGGGCAGTCTTAACCAGAGTCGAACCGGATTGGGCATTCATGAACCCAATCAAGAGGACTGGTTCAAATGGACAGCGCTGAGCGACGGAGAATTCAGCCTCGATGCCAATTCTGATGACCGGGTGGATAAATTGTTCTTCAATCTGTACGATGCCGAGGGTAATCGGCTCGCCTCCTCGGATGGCAGCCCCATCACATGGAAAGGCTCCAAAGGCACTGCTTACTATGTGCAGGTGCTGGCAAAGGACGAATTGGTGGTGGGCGACTATCAGCTGTATATTGATGCCGCGCCCATCCAGAATTACGCAGTGCTTTTTGCCGGCGGCATCAGGCTGGCCAAGAATTTTCCCAGATACTACGATAATATCAAGAAGATGTACCAGACGCTGCTGAGCGATTTCCCTATCTCTGCCGACCACATCTGGATACTCTACGCCGACGGCACCAATTCGGCAATCGATCGCTCCGACAATATTAATTCCGATATGTCCTACGCGAGCGCGGCTTACGTGATGGCCGGGACTTCGGACAATCTGGAAACCGTGCTGACCGAAACGCTTCCTCCCCTGGTGGACAGCGACGATCACTTCCTGTTCTATTCTTTTGATCACGGCGGCGGGGCGGAAAATGTCCCCTCAAGCCAGGGCGAAGAGGTTCTTTGCGGCTGGGGCGATAACATTTCCGACGACGATCTGAATGACTGGCTGGACTTGGTGGGAGCCGGATATACCACCGTGGTTCACACCCAGTGCTTTGCCGGAGGAATGATCGACGATCTGCTGCCAACCGCATCCGATATCTTTGCCGCCTCTGCGACCAATCACTATGAGGCCAGCTGGGGAAACGGCTTCGCCAACGCCTATGCCGATGCCCTTATCAACGGACACAACAACTCCTACGATGCCTATGTCTACGCCCATGACCATGACCCCTATGCCATCGCCCGCGGCACGTATACCGGCAATCAGGGTACATGGACGGACGGCAAAGAACACCCCTGGGCATCGTCGACAGCCAACTTTCCCATCCTCCCAAGAAACAATAATCGGCCGCCCTTTCTGATCTACGAGAAGGAACTGAAGTTCAGGCCGCCAGAGCCACCCTGGGAGTGGATAATCATCACCTATGACATGTTGCTATCGGAATCCGATTTTGTGGAGCCCGATATGGACAGCGTGGGGTTCCGCATCGAGTCTGTGAATGCAGGAGGCTTGCTCTTCAAGAACGGCAATCCGGTAATTCCGGGTGAGACCACCGTCCTCTACGGGGAGAGACTGGAATGGTTCCCATCGGAGAGGATTGATTCAAATATTCAGAAGGCCGAGGAGGTGCTCGCTGCCTTTTCCGTTCGTCTGACCGATGGGACCACTGTTTCCGATGATCAGGCTACCGTTTCCATAAATATGGGCTCCTCTTCGCTTCCCGACGCCATCGATGATCAGGCCGAGATGGCCGAGGACTCGGTTGATGTGGTGATCGATGTTCTGGATAACGATAAAGCCGAAGAGGAAGGACCGCTGGTGATTGCCGGAGTAGGCCAGCCGGCGCACGGGACTGCAACAATCGCCAACGGTCATGTTTTGTATACGCCGTCCCCCGATTTTCACGGCGAGGACGACTTCAGCTACACCATCGCCGACGCTAGCCAGTCGACGGATACCGCTCTTGTCACCGTCAAGATTTACAGCGTCAACGACGCCCCGGATGCCTGGGACGATACCCTCAATGTCATGATCGACAGCCAGGACAATCTGATCAATCCTCTGCTCAATGATGAAGATGCCGATCCAGACCCGCTCAACGCAATTCCGGGCAGTGCTCCATTGCACGGCAAGGTTGTGGCCATCGATGACGTCACCCTGAGCTACACTCCAGACCCCGGCTATGACGGAGAGGACAATTTCACTTACTTTGCCTCCGACGGTAAGGCGATGACCGAAGCCGCTGTGAGGGTCAACGTAGTCGAGTCATCGCGGCTGGATTGGGGAGACGCCCCCGAGTTTGGCTCCTCCCTGGGTGACGGGTATCCCACCCGGGCAATCAGCGACGGCGCCCGCCATGTTATCGACGGGCCATGGTTGGGTAAGATAGCCCCGGACGTTGAAGCCGATGGACAGCCGGAGGCACTAGCCGCCGGCGATGATACTCACGGAACGGCCGATGAAGACGGGGTGGATTTCCCGATCCTGATCCGCGGGAAATCGGCAGAGGTATCTGTGATGGTTGGCGGCGGTGGACGTGTGGATGCCTGGATAGACTGGAATGCCAACCACATGTGGGAGGACCCGAGAGAAAAGATATACTCCGGTTATCTTTCCGCAGGACTTCATACCCTCACTGTGAGCGTGCCGACCGACGCAGTTCCAGGCCTTAGCTTCGCCCGGGTTCGCATCAGCAACAACACGGACGGATTGACTCCTTTCGGTCTGGCCCCCAATGGAGAGGTGGAGGACTATGCCGTGACGATAACGGACGAGGTCAAGGTGGATATATCCGTAACTTTGCAGGGTTCCTCCCGTCCCGATAAGGGATGGGTAATCCCTCTTACGGTCAAGTTCTTCAAGCCGGGGGCCAATGTACTGCGGGATTTACCAGTGGCTATCTGCACCGACACCACCAGAAAAGCCGGGGCCACAGCCATTTACACGGTCGAAAAGGTCCCGGAAGGGATATACGATGTTACTGTAGTCAGTAAACACACTCTGATCAATGTCAAGAAGAATGAGAAGATTACCGGTCCCGCTGATTCGGTATACATGGGTACCCTTCTGGAGGGGAACGCGAATAATATGACTGGCTTGGAAATCACTTCCACGATCATCAATTACACTGACTTCCGCATTCTGGCAGCCTCGTTTATGAAAAGCACGAGGGATGCGGACTTTGATCCAAGGGCAGATTTCGACCGCAACGGCATCGTGGATATCTCAGACTTTGGTCTGCTGGCCGTGAACTACATGAAGACAAGCCCGGTGGAAGTACCCTGA
- a CDS encoding zinc-ribbon domain containing protein — MSFTDREMQCADCGATFTFTASEQEFFSTKGFTNDPKRCSSCRTAKKQERGGGGSGSYGSFGSSRQMYPAVCAACGSKTQVPFEPRLDKPVYCSQCYSNQGGGSRNRR, encoded by the coding sequence ATGAGTTTCACCGACAGAGAAATGCAGTGCGCCGATTGTGGGGCTACGTTCACCTTCACGGCAAGTGAACAGGAGTTCTTCTCCACCAAAGGCTTCACCAACGATCCTAAGCGTTGTTCATCGTGCCGCACAGCAAAGAAGCAGGAGCGTGGCGGAGGCGGGAGCGGCAGCTATGGAAGCTTTGGCTCAAGCAGGCAGATGTATCCGGCCGTGTGCGCCGCATGTGGCAGCAAAACCCAAGTGCCGTTCGAACCTCGCTTGGACAAGCCTGTTTACTGTAGCCAGTGCTACAGCAACCAGGGTGGCGGATCCAGAAACAGGCGATAG
- the tnpA gene encoding IS200/IS605 family transposase codes for MDVRLSGHGVYRTEYHIAWIVKYRRRILNPGVTEYLERLFPKVLRDMPGCEVVELNIQIDHVHMVMIIPPKYAVSDVIGRMKGKTSSKLRKKFAWLEKVYWKENIVWSPGYFVSTVGVDEARIIKYVRWQESQDSGQAKLEL; via the coding sequence ATGGACGTACGATTATCCGGGCATGGCGTATATCGAACCGAATATCACATAGCATGGATAGTGAAATATCGACGCCGCATCCTGAATCCTGGCGTGACGGAATATCTGGAGAGACTTTTTCCGAAGGTGCTGCGAGATATGCCGGGGTGTGAAGTAGTTGAGCTCAACATTCAAATTGATCATGTGCATATGGTGATGATTATTCCACCCAAATATGCAGTAAGCGATGTGATAGGGAGAATGAAGGGTAAGACGAGCAGCAAGTTGAGGAAAAAGTTTGCCTGGTTAGAGAAGGTTTACTGGAAAGAAAACATAGTGTGGTCGCCGGGGTATTTTGTGTCAACAGTTGGGGTAGATGAAGCAAGGATCATCAAATATGTTCGTTGGCAGGAAAGCCAGGATTCAGGTCAAGCGAAGCTTGAACTGTAA